Below is a window of Rhodamnia argentea isolate NSW1041297 chromosome 11, ASM2092103v1, whole genome shotgun sequence DNA.
CGAGccccccctctctttctcgCAGCTTTTATtactttgtcttttgtttttcttttcctggtaATAGTGTCCCAAAACTCTTCAAACATCCCAATTAATGCCACATTGACCTAGACTTTGCCTCACATGGCGTGCGCCAACATCTTTCCTAATCTTAAAGGGCACTTGGCCCGCCAAAATACCGATTTAAATTCACCACTTGCGGTACGACGGATTGCATTGTTGCGATCGTCGAAATGTAACAAGTCTCAATTAACTTGACCGTACAATGATTCGGGCGAGAAGGCACAAGTCACTTCAATACAACAATCGTTTTACTCTTATGTAGCCTTCATCAAAATCACATTAGCTTATAACTAGTCGGTAGTTAGGCGCGCAACTTCTTCTTTCAGCTTTGGAGATTACAAGGAAGATGAGGATTGTATCCTCGGACTCTCAAAAGATGGTTTTAACATCATTCTCATGACGTAATCGCAACATGTCTTGAGTTCTCTTTCAGAAGAGTTTAACCCAGGCGGGTCGGACGGGATCACTACAACTATCGATTTGCCATTTCACACTGAACCCGCCAAAGTACGAATTGTATCTTGGATCGTTACGTTCCACCAAATATGAAACAGGACACCTCCAGTCTAAGGAGTCAAAAAGTCTATGATTTCCAGCATAAGGAAGGAGTTAGCCAAGCAACTTCGTCTTCCTAGCGTTTGTTCCCCGATGGCAGCTATTTATGATGGTCAATACTAGTCCCAACCAGCCATGATTAAGTTGGGAAACTACTAATGAGGCTGGTTAGAAAAAACATCATGGGATCTGAGTCCCACAATTCTACCGAACTCCATAATAAGTGAAGAACCGGACAGGACAAGATATATAATGACCGGAAATGATTGTCCATCCTATTTAAcgatctttgaattttgatgacTTCTTGTCCAGCGTTGACTAATTTTCCTAATGATAACTCTCAAGTATAGATAGAAGGAATCATCTTTTGAAGCGTCATTAAGTGCTCCTCTAATTTGCTTCTCAGTTTTCCCTTTTCTCGTGCAGCAAGGTTTCTGGGATGCGAAAACATAGTTACAACTTCATCATCCGTGGTCAAGCCATGAATATACAATGAACAATAAGCATAGGGACCGTAACCGAATGCAGTAGATCAGGTTATTTGAATCTCTTAATAACATGCAAAATTATACCAACTCCCCGTTAttagaaggaagggaagaaccTATTGAGGTTGTAGGGAAGTGAGTAAAACTCTTCGCTTCTCATGTCTGCGCTGAAAACAGTAAATTTTGCCCACCAGTGACGTCCAGAGTCCATTCTTACGGCGCTGTGTCCGCAACTATGAGTGCAGTCCAATATATAAGCCACAATTAACGCCACGGTGGGCGCCGATGAGAAAATCACTTGCATTATGTTGTTGAACTGCAAGGTACAGGAGATGTGTATAGTTATGTTTGGCATAAGAAACTTGTTTACATTACGAAGTGCAGAAGGAAATTCAAGGAACTAGGGGTGGAAGACATAGCAAGAGTAGCGTGCACAAACCGAAGTAGAGCCCGTGTGGACAGGACCACGGCCAGAAGTGAACCGATACTGGTCAAAGTATTGCGGCACCGACAGAcccatgaagagagagaaacccaGAATAAACTTCGTCCTAAAGCTGTTCAAGTTGCAGAACTGGAGGAAACCGAGACCCGCCGCAGCTGCTCAAAGCACAGTTATCATAACAGAAAAACTCCTTTTAGAAAACTCCACGGACAGACCTCTTCTTAGAATATACTTTGAAGACCTCATACATTTCTCACAAGCTTTGCACAAGTGTCTTAGTGTCTGAAAGCTCTAATTTTaaccaaatgaatatttggTTGATGCGTATCTGAGGTTTTGTGATCACAGCAGGCAGCACGAGTAGTTACAAAAAATCACCATCATTGAGTTACAATTAGATACTCCTCTATTTGCCAGGTTCAACTTTGAAACTTTATTTGCTtgcaaaatcctaaactagaTGCGAGCTACATGAAGTCATATACTTTTATCAATGTTCTGATGCTGAAATCCCAAAGAGCTGTAGGTAAATACACGACAATAATGAACAAAATTTCTTCTAGAACTTCTTTACAAGAATTTAatgggagatgaaaagagacaTACCCACGTAAGCAAAGAGCACACAGTACAAAGCCGCCACGATGGGTAATGGTATAGAAGCAAGCACAGCACCAAATTTTCCTGCCATAAGGGGACACGAAGATCTTTACCAAGAAGGGAAACTATCATGCTAAGCTATTATCTGTATCATTGTCAATGCAAAATTAGACACCGTCACGGGCACAAAGATGAAGGATAAGGCATGTCTTTAATTGCAATAAGGAATACTGCACCTAACATAGAAAAGAACAGCATAAAGCCAGCTGATATTTCGATGACTCTTCGACTTCCGATTCTCGTCAATCCCAGAAGACCAGCATTTTCACtgagaaaacaacaaaagactGTAAGGTACCAATAAAGAGATGATTTGACTTGCATGGTCTCTTGCTTGTAACTGAGGCGCGATTTTAGTTCTCAAACCTTATTTTACAGAGTAAAGAGTTAAGAAATCAGTAACGCCGCATTAAAGGAATTAAGAGAAGCTTTTGACAAGCTTTTTGCACTTCTTCACTGAATTTTCAGTTCTCCTTTATCGACTATGGACATAAGGGAGCTTTTGTACAACTTCAGAAAATAGGTCAAGGAAGCTCAGGACATCAGAACTATACCATCTAACCAGTTTTACAAAAACGAACTTAGAGAGGGATAATAGTGGGTCACGTACACTGATGCAGCGGGTCCAGTTGCCGTCCCAAAAGCTCCATCCATCAGAGTGCTTATGCCCTGGGGTTCCAAGATTTTACCAATTCTTAGGAGCTCCAACAATATATCAGGAAGTATACACTAAGGAACGGCAATTGTCAGGTGATTACCAGCCACCCTACTCCACGACTCAGCACAGAGGGGGGTACTGGAGTTGCACTTGCATATCTCGATGCAGCAATAAAGGTACCTGTTGACTGCAACAAGAATGGTTATCAGAAAGTTGACAACTGCAAGGATGACAATCTTCCTAACTTTTAAGATTCCGAACCTCTATAAGAGCAACCAATGAAGCAGCCATCATGGCAAAAGCATCACCGGCGTCAAAAGATGGTCCTCCCCATTGAAATGGATATGGAACCCTGATCCTGCAAGCCAAGAATCCCAATAGtgcataaaatattaaatgatACCCCATATTCGTGTGAATAATTGACTGTATCATTTAAACTGGAAAGGAGCTCTCATGGCAATTGGATTCTAACAACATAACTGGCCCAGAGAGATATGTAATGACTTCACACTTCCATGCTCGTGAAACAAAATATACAAAATGAATCGATTAGTTCTGTATGACTTCACCATTCAGCACCGCCAATAAGCCCAGAACGATCTGTACGGCAGCTGACTTGAGTATTCATCGATCTCCCATTGTAAGC
It encodes the following:
- the LOC115735597 gene encoding nucleobase-ascorbate transporter 4 isoform X1, translating into MSRIFRSQFIAGGDARSPVAAAAAQKEAAPPRMTAPKADELQPHPVKIQLPGVDFCLNSAPRWPEAVLLGFQHYLVMLGTIVIIATILVPLMGGGNSEKAQMINTMLFVAGTNTLQQIWFGSRLPVVIGSSSAYLIPAISIAVSNGNSNYMDPHERFKKSMQRMQGALIIASFFQLVIGFLGFWRIFTRFLSPLSVVPFVTLTGLGLFSRGFPELAKCVEIGLPELILLIVISQYVPHLMSSRRAIFDRCAVLFSVAIVWAFAALLTLSGAYNGRSMNTQVSCRTDRSGLIGGAEWIRVPYPFQWGGPSFDAGDAFAMMAASLVALIESTGTFIAASRYASATPVPPSVLSRGVGWLGISTLMDGAFGTATGPAASVENAGLLGLTRIGSRRVIEISAGFMLFFSMLGKFGAVLASIPLPIVAALYCVLFAYVAAAGLGFLQFCNLNSFRTKFILGFSLFMGLSVPQYFDQYRFTSGRGPVHTGSTSFNNIMQVIFSSAPTVALIVAYILDCTHSCGHSAVRMDSGRHWWAKFTVFSADMRSEEFYSLPYNLNRFFPSF
- the LOC115735597 gene encoding nucleobase-ascorbate transporter 4 isoform X2, with the translated sequence MAGGDARSPVAAAAAQKEAAPPRMTAPKADELQPHPVKIQLPGVDFCLNSAPRWPEAVLLGFQHYLVMLGTIVIIATILVPLMGGGNSEKAQMINTMLFVAGTNTLQQIWFGSRLPVVIGSSSAYLIPAISIAVSNGNSNYMDPHERFKKSMQRMQGALIIASFFQLVIGFLGFWRIFTRFLSPLSVVPFVTLTGLGLFSRGFPELAKCVEIGLPELILLIVISQYVPHLMSSRRAIFDRCAVLFSVAIVWAFAALLTLSGAYNGRSMNTQVSCRTDRSGLIGGAEWIRVPYPFQWGGPSFDAGDAFAMMAASLVALIESTGTFIAASRYASATPVPPSVLSRGVGWLGISTLMDGAFGTATGPAASVENAGLLGLTRIGSRRVIEISAGFMLFFSMLGKFGAVLASIPLPIVAALYCVLFAYVAAAGLGFLQFCNLNSFRTKFILGFSLFMGLSVPQYFDQYRFTSGRGPVHTGSTSFNNIMQVIFSSAPTVALIVAYILDCTHSCGHSAVRMDSGRHWWAKFTVFSADMRSEEFYSLPYNLNRFFPSF